Within the Anoplopoma fimbria isolate UVic2021 breed Golden Eagle Sablefish unplaced genomic scaffold, Afim_UVic_2022 Un_contig_10494_pilon_pilon, whole genome shotgun sequence genome, the region CACCTTGGCCACAATTTTATTCTCCAGGTGAGGTTTTAGAATAAAGTTGACAAACTTCCTGTCATGATCATTGTTCACATAGGAGATATAGGCATCATACAATTTGCCGTCTTAAGACatggagacagaaacaaaccagTGGTGTTAATACAACTGTACAGTCGTATACATGGTTATAGCGACCTTTTATCACTTTAGAGGCCTCACCATTGAGTTCGTAGTCTCCGTAGGAGTTCCTGTACAAGAGTTTGAAGTTCAAGTGGCACCTGGAGTACAAAACAGCAGCTACagccaggaggaagaggaggaccaTGGCTGCTATAACAGCAGATGTGTGGTTTGGGCCTTCTGAGCACACAAAAgtgtctgtgaaaaaaaataagcataaaataaacaaccagTACTTAAACTACGGAATATGGATTTTGTCAGTTGAGTGTGTACTGAACACATGTTTAATGCACAGTTAATTCAGGGATAAGTAACATTATTCTGAATCAATACATGTTGTGGATGACTCGCTGGGCCAGGCTTCCAGCCAAAACACTGTAATACGATGCAGACTtaatgtatctgtgtgtctgtggtatTAATGGACGTGTGACGGTTGACAAAGTGTGTGGAGCTGGTTGACTTTCTCCTGCTCCACAGCACACTGATCGTGTCTACAATACACTTTCATATGGTTTATGATGagcagataaaaataaaataatgcacatAACCACAGCTCCTCTGTATTTATGGAGTCTggtttttcactgttttctctaACCTTTGTTGTCACATTTGTGTGCCTGTTTCATCTATGGATGGGTAATCTATACATAGGTATCTTTAGTAGTCTTACTTGAGTACGGCAGGCTGAAATCAGAAGAAATGTTCCTCACTGTGCAGCTGTAGAGCCCAAAGGCATCCCGCTCTGTGATGTTGATCACCAGCAGACTGTTTACCATCAGCTGGCCGGCAGCAGGAAACCTGATATTCAGGACAGAAAACTTGACCTcactttgaaaatacattttaaatacaggtGCATGTAACTGGTATtcgaaaaacaaaaaaagcttcaaTTCACCATGAGGAGGTGTTCTGCGTGTAATCTGTTTGATTGGTGAGGGGTTGGCCGTCTTTACTCCACTGCAGCGTGGCGTCACAGTGCTCTTCTTTCGGGTCCCATTGGAGGAGGGCGGTGCAGTTCAGCGTCACAGTGCAGTCCACATTCCTATGGGGTCCGTTCGAGCCCCCATTCGTTTTAAATTCTGGGGCTTTGGAGCACTGAGACTCTGTGGAAAGACATTACACTGTTATCTGTGTCCACTGCAGGAGCTCCAGACAATAGAGGCCTTCATGTGCACTGCCAGGTAAAGTCTGAGACTGCAGCTGGAGGACATGCTGAAATTAAATGCGTCCTTGCAGGTGTAGTCGTTCAACTAGCCCTTTCAACACCCCCCTAAAAGCACCATGTTTACTTCAGGGATAGATAATACTTACTGTGTGACTTCATTACATGTGGAAATAATACTTACCTTTAACTATGAGACGCACAGTGAATGAGGCTGTGCTGTTGCTCTGTTGCACACAGGTGTAATTCCCTTGATCTTGCAAGCTGAGGCTGGGAAACTCCAGGTAGGCCGTCCCTGCCTGAGTAGGGAGCTGCTGGCAGTCCTTCTGCCAGGTCAGCTGGGGCTGTAGGGAGCTCTCGGGCTCCAGAGGGCAGTTCAGCCGATACGGAGGCCCTTGCTGCCCCACATAGAGTACTAGCTCCTTAAACCGGCTCTCATCCACACAAGACTGAGCTACaaattgagattaaaaaaagtggTTCAACCAAACAAGCCAACTAAAACTGACTCTGATCTCTCGATTGAAttttaataatgacataattacgaaactgttttcatgttttgtgaTTAAATACGTGCAGCAAGCAAAATATCTTTAAGTGACTTAGATTCCTTTTGAGAGGCAGTTTTCCTACCATATGTGGATGTTAACAGTTTGCATACACTTTGTGCAGCTCCAGAAGGCTGATAGTAGCTTTGGGCAAAGACTGAGTGTCTAATGGTGCATGAAGGTGAACTTGTTTACTCTCTCACCCTGGCAAACTTTGAGCGAAAGGGTGTTTTGCTGACTTAGACAaaaggaggaataaaaaaaccaCTGGATTTTCTTATTGTTCTTTCAGGACATGTTCAATGCAAACAACTTACTATCCACAACAgatttataaaatacatgtCAGACAATCTAACTACTGAGAGCTTCCCTATGAATCTGGACCTGTTCTTCTAGATATTGACTGTGACTGGAACCAGCACAACTGCCCTCTCTGGTTCCTGTTTGACTTCCCTTttgctttattctttttttaaccgtTTCTCAAACAAAGTGACACTCATCCGGGTCCAAAGTCCGGCTGAAGACCTCATGTTTCCAAGCAACAGCATGTGACCCTGTACACACTGACCACATGTGCACTGACCTGGTATTTAGACATCCAGCATCCCACAAACCCAACCGTGACTAACACTTTAAATGGACAAATAtaccaaaaacaattaaaaaaaaccccctTACTTACCAATAAAGTGTCAACCTATAATATATCATATGTTATAGGTTGACactttattgttatatatatattatacatgacATAAATGAAAGtgcataatgtttatttttctgcatcCTTACCCTCTGCAAGGACGGACTTGTCCCATTTCCCGGTAAACACCAGAATAAAAGCGAATAAAATCAGAGCCATGAGCCTTAAGTCTTCCTCTCCCTTCTTCCCCAGGTGACGAGTGAGCAAAGTGAAgagtttttgtttctgtaaatcTACATCACAACCTACAAAATACTGATTATTACAGTTTCATTACATTGCGTGGAGCCGTGCAGCCTTTGTGACGACGCAGACGTCAGCTTTCTGGTTGATCAACTCCACCTGGAGCGACACCTGAAACTCTCCTGGCTATTGGCTCCCCGCGGTCACCTGACATTCCCACCTCCACTGGAAACCTTGTGGGACAGGAACACGCACAGAAATACAACTACGTCGAGTGCCTCCCTAACATAATGTAAGTGCTCAAAAGTACAGGATTTATAAGAGGTAAATAAATACTTAGTTAATTACGAGGttgttataaatgttattgGCTGGTGTTGTTAATCCATTCATACATGTTCGTGAGTTTTCACTTATAATCAGGATATAGCATATTTTATCAACCCATATTTTTTTAGCTGCAAAAGTTAAGACGTGagaaatgttttatcatcaaaTCTGCAGCTGTAGTGTAAAAAACTGGTGATTGTCAGCAGCCCTTTCCAGAAATTAAATCCAACAGTCCAACAGGTTTAGGGGATTTGTCTTCCTCGGCCCCGTTGCCTTCAGGGGGCGTGGGTGTTGGGAGTTGTGATTCGGTGCATTTTGTGCAtggtgttcattttgtgcatgGTGTGCATGGTGTTCAtggtgttcattttgtgcatgGTGTTCATGGTGTGCATGGTGTTCATGGTGTTCATGGTGTTCAtggtgttcattttgtgcatgGTGTGCATGGTGTTCATGGTGTGCAtggtgttcattttgtgcatgGTGTGCATGGTGTTCATGGTGTTCATGGTGTGCATGGTGTTCATGGTGTGCATGGTGTTCATGGTGTGCATGGTGTTCATGGTGTGCATGGTGTGCAtggtgttcattttgtgcatgGTGTGCATGGTGTTCAtggtgttcattttgtgcatgGTGTGCATGGTGTGCATGGTGTTCATGGTGTTCGCGTTGTTGGCGTTGGAAGGGGTTGACACCGGTGGGGGAGTGTCTGTTTGGCGGGCTTTTTTGGAATGTGTTTGGCGCAGGAGGCAGTGTGGGAGCGGTGGACTGTGTTTAGCGCAGGAGGCAGTGTGGGAGCGGTGGACTGTGTTTAGCGCAGGAGGCAGTGTGGGAGCGGTGGACTGGGCCATGTTGTGCCGTTGGGCGGCCGCGCTTTGGTATCTGGCGTTGGTGCGGCGCTGTGGGCGCGCGCGTGTGGGCGCGGCATGGTGACCTCTTGGTGGTGACCTCTTGCGGTGGTGACCTCTTGGTGGTGACCTCTTGGTGGTGGTGACCTCTTGCGGTGGTGACCTCTTGGTGGTGACCTCTTGCGGTGGTGACCTCTTGGTGGTGACCTCTTGCGGTGGTGACCTCTTGGTGGTGACCTCTTGGTGGTGGTGACCTCTTGGTGGTGGTGACCTCTTGGTGGTGACCTCTTGCGGTGGTGACCTCTTGGTGGTGTACGCTTCATGCGGATGGCCTGTTGGCGCCGACAGGTTATCCGTGGGGGGCGTGCGCCGTCTGGGGGGTTGCTGTGCTGCGTTCATTGGTGCGTTGGGGTGAGGTACTTGGATGTTGGGGTGTGGTTGTTCGgcggttaggttagggttaggttaggttagggttaggttaaaaaCTGGGTATCCAACACCCTAAGGTGTTGGGCGtgcacaggcacaggccatcttctttttcactgtgttttaaaaccaacccttttataaaaaaataaggggataaaacaaataaaacaaatacaagaaccagacaaagacactggggaagggagggaaggaacaATTCAAGGGGATAAATACtgttaaaactaataaaaggctagagggttggggttagggctGGACCAGTggtgtggttaggtttaggaaagggttgtgtgtgtggttaaacCCTTTCCTTTGTCTCCGCAGGTCCTCTACCGCTGGCTGGAGACATGTCTCCAGCCCATGGAAGGTAAAACAAGAGAAGGTAAGTGCCCAAGAGTCAGGTTTCTGTGTGTCCATAttagtttttaaaggaaattcataaaagaaattcataaaagaaattcataaaagaATGCCTAGGTATTGGGGACTAGGCATTCTAAGTAGGTGTTGTTGGTATACATGCACATCACACaatagaatattaaaatgaataaaatacagtatttcacTGTTCCCCCCAGAACTTCCATCCGTTGGCTGGGGACATGTCTCCTgcctggaaggaaggaaggataaGAGGGGCCAgtgcttaaaatgtttaaataaatattcatattaaaaacaatgcatgcaCCATAAAAGGCCCCGGAGGGTTCAATACAATAACACTCTTTGGACACATTCATTCCCAACTCCTGTATTGTCTCTTGTTCCCCTCCTTTAAGGCTGTGGGTCAGGAGCAGGAGTCAGTCTGCTGTACCGCTGAGGAGAACCTGCCCAGTCTGGGTTACATACAATTGCTAAAACCATGAGGTGGGTGTCTGTACAAGAAAGGTGCTCATGTGAAGTACTGATAAgtacttcaataaataaaaacagacaagtgAGTTCAAAAGAGTGCTCAATAAATAACATGGTTAAAAAAGGTGACAtttcaaacatgcataaaagAGAGTAAAAAGCATGCATATAATTTAAAGCAACAGGtcaataaatagataaaaaaatatatatatatatatatatatatatatatatatatatatgtatgtacatctTATTTCTGTACAGGTCCCATCCCATGGATCCGGCctgttatgtttatttaaaattcataaaaccCAGAAGGTGGCTTGTTGTGATTCTATTCACGCCACTAGATGGTGCCGGAGATGCAGGTTActcaatatttttcattgagTCCTGTGGGGTCAATAGTTTTTAATGACCCTATCCACTTCCTTTCCGCTTTTTGGCGCTGCACCTTTGACCAATATTTATTGGTCTCTAACCCTTCCGaagtaaaatgattaaaaccatgttctttaaaatgcagataTAAAACGGTTTCCCTGTctccttttttaatgtgataCATGTGTTGTCTCAGTCTGCACTCCAGTGTGTTCTGTGTCTCCcctatatacattttttacagagAGAACATCTGATGGCATATATCACATTGCTTGTCTTTAGGCTGATCTTCTGCCAGATAGGTGCTCCCTGACTAGGGGTGGGTATTGCCAAAGAAGTCACGATTCGATTCGTATCACGATTCACATGCCACGATGCGATTCTATCACGATGCATCGCGATACTTGAATTATTGCGATGCATTGCGATGCATTGCGATGCATTGCGATGCATTGCGAATTTTCACTgaacactgttaaaaaaaaattaagccaTTACCAGTGGCTGACTGGCTGTGTATGATCTGGATAGTGTGTTCAATTGATAACTCAAAGCAACTCAATTCATACATAGCTGTATTTATTGAAACGACTATTACTGGATACACTGACAAGAAGTGCTAAGGAtttataaaacttaaaataacaaaataaggaTAATCAGTGCCGTTTACATGGCCTCAGTGGTCCTTTAaaccaatgaaatgaaaacattcaaacatttcccCTTTTGGAAGTAGCTGCCATTATAACAACAATATCATTTCATAAACATAAGAGGACAAACTGATGCCACAAAAAGTGAATAGGCtttataaaactatataaaaatatatatatatatatatatattgcaaacaTCCCTCGCAGCAAAATGCATCAACTGCATGTGTCCAGTGTCCAGTATCCactcaaaaaacaaatgaacaagtgTTGAACTAGCAATAACAGCTATAATGCCATTCTTagtgctttatgtttttgtttaggaACAGAAGCTGGTCCAGGTGCTCAGGGGAAATGACACTCCTTTTGGCAGAGATAATGTCCCCTGCAGTAGAGAAAACTCTCTCTGAGGGGACACTAGTACCTGGAATGCTCAGGTGTTTTTTAGCTACTCGAGACAGAAAAGGATACTGGCCCTCATGTTCTTTCCGCCAGCCAAGAGGATCATCACTAAGCGCCAGGGATGCTTCCTCCTTGTATCTTGCC harbors:
- the LOC129114845 gene encoding single Ig IL-1-related receptor-like isoform X1, with protein sequence MALILFAFILVFTGKWDKSVLAEAQSCVDESRFKELVLYVGQQGPPYRLNCPLEPESSLQPQLTWQKDCQQLPTQAGTAYLEFPSLSLQDQGNYTCVQQSNSTASFTVRLIVKESQCSKAPEFKTNGGSNGPHRNVDCTVTLNCTALLQWDPKEEHCDATLQWSKDGQPLTNQTDYTQNTSSWFPAAGQLMVNSLLVINITERDAFGLYSCTVRNISSDFSLPYSNTFVCSEGPNHTSAVIAAMVLLFLLAVAAVLYSRCHLNFKLLYRNSYGDYELNDGKLYDAYISYVNNDHDRKFVNFILKPHLENKIVAKVHLNDNDILPGSEPSAELLMNISRSRRLIVLLSYAYLEQDWCSNNFRQGLLHLLELCQRPILIMLEGQSKRMRPEIKQLLSEHQHRLTVLTWKHNSVTPSSVFWRELALAMPRRVVFRSESAGDPQTVLQDDKDPMLTLDSDYLDCRSDTDPAGDLGLRLPVYKALAFKAPVLPAAPITAAEPKSSDIDVSDLGSRNYGARSDFYCLVTEEDM
- the LOC129114845 gene encoding single Ig IL-1-related receptor-like isoform X2 → MALILFAFILVFTGKWDKSVLAEESQCSKAPEFKTNGGSNGPHRNVDCTVTLNCTALLQWDPKEEHCDATLQWSKDGQPLTNQTDYTQNTSSWFPAAGQLMVNSLLVINITERDAFGLYSCTVRNISSDFSLPYSNTFVCSEGPNHTSAVIAAMVLLFLLAVAAVLYSRCHLNFKLLYRNSYGDYELNDGKLYDAYISYVNNDHDRKFVNFILKPHLENKIVAKVHLNDNDILPGSEPSAELLMNISRSRRLIVLLSYAYLEQDWCSNNFRQGLLHLLELCQRPILIMLEGQSKRMRPEIKQLLSEHQHRLTVLTWKHNSVTPSSVFWRELALAMPRRVVFRSESAGDPQTVLQDDKDPMLTLDSDYLDCRSDTDPAGDLGLRLPVYKALAFKAPVLPAAPITAAEPKSSDIDVSDLGSRNYGARSDFYCLVTEEDM